The proteins below are encoded in one region of Amycolatopsis acidiphila:
- a CDS encoding MFS transporter, giving the protein MASSRRGGAERLMGRPLRVRAFRRLWTAQFVANIGTWTQTVGAQWLMGDLGGSALEIALIQTATTLPVFLLVVPAGALGDVVDRRRQLLAGQSLMLAGAGLLSLMAALHHVSPGSLLALTALMAVGQGISVPVFQAIQPELVGPELIPQAALLNSANANVARAVGPALGGLLIAALGPEATFALNAVSFVGVLFVLATWRRERADRPLGAERVPAAIRAGARYIRSAPAFTSVLVRTALFMAFASALWSLLPAVARGPLGLGAGGYGLLLGCIGAGAIAGAALMSVLRTLIRTELLVTGGMVMFALTTATTGFVRSVPAVVVALLLTGLAWVAVLSTLNSSAQLLLPGWTRARALAYYQLAFMGGQALGAVGWGVLADLTGLTAAVVTSGLGLLAVTALATWRMPLPDSRHDMAWSGHWPEPPAVDAGPGPVLVTVEWRVQPTRTGEFLRAMRLVGRSRRRTGATLWGLFQDLEEPTVFLENFTVATWTEHLRQHFERGTEFDREHDERARACTIDGEPPRVRHYGWAAPARPGRHVLGHR; this is encoded by the coding sequence ATGGCATCCTCGAGGCGCGGCGGCGCGGAGCGGCTGATGGGCCGCCCGCTGCGGGTGCGGGCGTTCCGGCGGCTGTGGACGGCGCAGTTCGTCGCGAACATCGGCACCTGGACCCAGACCGTCGGCGCGCAGTGGCTCATGGGCGACCTGGGCGGCTCCGCGCTCGAGATCGCGCTGATCCAGACCGCGACGACCCTGCCGGTGTTCCTGCTCGTCGTGCCCGCGGGCGCGCTGGGCGATGTCGTCGACCGCCGTCGCCAGCTGCTGGCCGGCCAGTCGCTCATGCTCGCCGGAGCGGGCCTGCTCAGCCTGATGGCCGCGCTGCACCACGTCTCCCCCGGCTCGCTGCTCGCGCTCACCGCGCTGATGGCGGTCGGCCAGGGCATCAGCGTGCCGGTCTTCCAGGCCATCCAACCCGAGTTGGTGGGGCCGGAGCTGATCCCGCAGGCCGCGCTGCTCAACAGCGCCAACGCCAACGTCGCGCGCGCGGTCGGCCCGGCACTGGGCGGGTTGCTCATCGCGGCGCTCGGGCCCGAAGCCACCTTCGCGCTCAACGCGGTCTCGTTCGTCGGCGTGCTGTTCGTGCTGGCGACCTGGCGCCGCGAGCGCGCCGACCGGCCCCTTGGCGCCGAGCGGGTGCCGGCGGCGATCCGCGCCGGCGCCCGCTACATCCGCAGCGCACCGGCGTTCACCTCGGTGCTGGTGCGCACCGCGTTGTTCATGGCCTTCGCCAGCGCGCTGTGGTCGTTGCTGCCGGCCGTCGCACGGGGACCGCTCGGCCTCGGCGCCGGCGGTTACGGGCTGCTGCTCGGGTGCATCGGCGCCGGGGCGATCGCCGGTGCCGCCCTGATGTCGGTGCTGCGCACGCTGATCCGCACCGAGCTGCTGGTCACCGGCGGGATGGTCATGTTCGCCCTGACGACGGCGACGACCGGGTTCGTACGCTCGGTGCCGGCTGTGGTCGTGGCGCTGCTGCTGACCGGGCTGGCCTGGGTCGCCGTGCTGTCCACCCTCAACTCCTCGGCACAGCTGCTGCTGCCCGGGTGGACGCGGGCGCGCGCGCTGGCCTACTACCAGCTCGCGTTCATGGGCGGACAGGCGCTGGGCGCGGTCGGCTGGGGCGTGCTGGCCGATCTCACCGGCCTGACGGCCGCGGTCGTCACGTCCGGGCTCGGCCTGCTCGCCGTGACCGCGCTCGCCACGTGGCGGATGCCGCTTCCCGACTCACGCCACGACATGGCCTGGTCCGGGCACTGGCCCGAACCGCCCGCGGTCGACGCCGGGCCCGGGCCGGTCCTGGTCACCGTGGAATGGCGGGTCCAGCCCACCCGCACGGGGGAGTTCCTGCGGGCGATGCGGCTGGTCGGCCGGTCCCGGCGGCGCACCGGCGCGACCCTGTGGGGCCTGTTCCAGGACCTGGAGGAGCCCACGGTGTTCCTGGAGAACTTCACGGTCGCAACCTGGACCGAGCACCTTCGCCAGCACTTCGAGCGCGGGACGGAGTTCGACCGCGAGCACGACGAGCGCGCCCGCGCCTGCACGATCGACGGCGAGCCGCCGCGCGTGCGGCACTACGGCTGGGCTGCTCCGGCACGCCCGGGACGGCACGTGCTCGGCCACCGGTGA
- a CDS encoding PucR family transcriptional regulator, whose translation MSNFYGLFVVSTMMFDGRDEEEILGLMRSSLPSFAPCRLEAVYLRSGDELTPRLPEGGTEPDLDAGVGALGPTGGALKAGDDGWLWAFPMNSKKVIEGYLVVRGDREPSPEDRFLLQVLSQQTAAALASVSLHERERENVLALSRFNEELTESVRRLERQRAVHEVLNRISVSGAGVTGIAHAVHELTNLPVAIEDPFGHLMVWTGEGELPKPGERRYSRLKERAVVHGRPLHEDGWVLSVVRPRTEVLGMLMLVDPGQVAGEHELFVVEYATTVLALELAHRRSLAEVELRVRRDLMDDLIAGTDDESAYARAAVVGHDLHGRHHVVIVRWRHRRGVEAIAHAAERVLGGWQRQILKSRHAGALVLLVDGEVDGPALYEGMATLLGSRTGAIGVGGRCAAPADIPRSHAEALQALNIRLESASPDGATTFDQLGVYRILSTAENREEVESFVREWLGKLLDYDRKRGSELVLTLFQYLECGGNYDQAAAALMIHRSTLRYRLARIRSIAALDLADVDTRLNLHVAARAWQVLRGKDTEIGEP comes from the coding sequence GTGTCGAATTTCTACGGTCTGTTCGTCGTGTCCACCATGATGTTCGACGGGCGCGACGAGGAGGAGATCCTGGGGCTGATGCGGAGCTCGCTCCCTTCGTTCGCGCCCTGCCGGCTCGAGGCCGTCTACTTGAGATCGGGCGACGAGCTGACGCCGCGGCTCCCCGAAGGCGGAACCGAGCCGGACCTCGACGCGGGGGTGGGCGCGCTCGGTCCCACCGGCGGTGCGCTGAAAGCGGGCGACGACGGCTGGCTGTGGGCGTTCCCGATGAACAGCAAGAAGGTGATCGAGGGCTATCTGGTGGTGCGCGGGGACCGGGAACCGTCCCCGGAGGACCGGTTCCTGCTGCAGGTGCTCAGCCAGCAGACCGCCGCCGCGCTCGCGAGTGTCTCGCTCCACGAGCGGGAGCGCGAGAACGTGCTCGCGCTGAGCCGCTTCAACGAGGAGCTGACCGAGTCCGTCCGGCGCCTGGAGCGGCAACGCGCCGTGCACGAGGTCCTCAACCGGATCTCGGTTTCGGGTGCGGGGGTCACCGGGATAGCGCACGCGGTGCACGAGCTGACGAACCTGCCCGTCGCCATCGAGGACCCATTCGGTCACCTGATGGTGTGGACAGGGGAAGGCGAGCTGCCGAAACCGGGTGAGCGTCGGTACAGCAGGCTGAAGGAGCGTGCCGTCGTGCACGGGCGGCCGCTGCACGAGGACGGCTGGGTGCTGTCGGTGGTCCGCCCGCGCACCGAGGTGCTGGGGATGCTGATGCTCGTCGATCCCGGCCAGGTCGCGGGCGAGCACGAGCTGTTCGTCGTCGAGTACGCCACGACCGTGCTCGCGCTCGAACTGGCCCACCGGCGCAGCCTCGCCGAGGTCGAGCTGCGCGTCCGGCGCGACCTGATGGACGATCTCATCGCAGGCACCGACGACGAGAGCGCCTACGCCCGCGCGGCGGTGGTCGGGCACGACCTGCACGGACGGCACCACGTGGTGATCGTGCGCTGGCGGCATCGCCGCGGGGTGGAGGCCATCGCCCACGCGGCGGAGCGGGTGCTCGGCGGCTGGCAGCGCCAGATCCTGAAGTCCAGGCACGCCGGCGCACTCGTCCTGCTGGTCGACGGCGAAGTGGACGGCCCTGCCCTGTACGAGGGGATGGCGACCCTGCTGGGCAGCCGGACCGGCGCGATCGGCGTCGGCGGGCGGTGCGCGGCGCCCGCCGACATCCCGCGTTCCCACGCCGAAGCGCTGCAGGCGCTCAACATCCGGCTCGAGTCGGCCTCGCCCGACGGCGCGACCACCTTCGACCAGCTCGGCGTCTACCGGATCCTGAGCACGGCGGAGAACCGTGAAGAGGTCGAGTCCTTCGTCCGCGAATGGCTCGGGAAGCTGCTCGACTACGACCGCAAACGCGGGTCCGAACTGGTGCTGACCCTGTTCCAGTACCTGGAGTGCGGCGGCAACTACGACCAGGCCGCCGCGGCGCTGATGATCCACCGGAGCACGCTGCGCTACCGGCTGGCCCGTATCCGCAGCATCGCCGCGCTGGACCTCGCCGACGTCGACACGCGGCTCAACCTGCACGTGGCCGCGCGCGCCTGGCAGGTGCTGCGCGGGAAGGACACGGAGATCGGAGAACCTTGA
- a CDS encoding 4a-hydroxytetrahydrobiopterin dehydratase, giving the protein MKYQDLVESVRDTAALTDAEQARASVAAVLATVARCLPSADRHLLAEHLPGSLVPAAAIPGPPEVRDGTRLVAEIGRRLHTSPERARYRAQAVLAALRDGEPRLVDLLCARLNSDVLDTLMPPADPPWMVTSVLPGMPVPLSDEEVRRALCRLTGWTGDRSAISRTVALPADRHTPLVNRVQREARELNDHAHVEREDATVTFTLTTGRPGKVTDRDVRLAVRIDEAVAEVGSGGRPGPG; this is encoded by the coding sequence GTGAAGTACCAGGACCTCGTCGAGTCCGTGCGGGACACTGCCGCGCTCACCGATGCGGAGCAGGCGCGGGCCAGCGTTGCAGCCGTCCTCGCCACCGTGGCGCGGTGCCTGCCCTCCGCCGACCGGCACCTGCTGGCCGAGCACCTGCCGGGCTCGCTGGTGCCCGCCGCCGCGATCCCCGGCCCGCCCGAGGTCCGCGACGGCACACGACTGGTGGCGGAGATCGGCAGGCGGCTGCACACCAGCCCCGAGCGGGCCCGCTACCGGGCCCAGGCCGTCCTCGCCGCGCTGCGCGACGGCGAGCCCCGGCTCGTCGACCTGCTGTGCGCACGGCTGAACTCGGACGTCCTCGACACGCTCATGCCTCCGGCGGACCCGCCGTGGATGGTGACGAGCGTGCTTCCCGGGATGCCCGTGCCGCTCTCCGACGAGGAGGTCCGCCGCGCGCTGTGCCGCCTCACCGGCTGGACCGGCGACCGCAGTGCGATCTCGCGCACGGTCGCACTTCCCGCGGACCGGCACACCCCGCTGGTCAACCGCGTGCAGCGCGAGGCGCGGGAGTTGAACGACCACGCCCACGTCGAGCGCGAGGACGCGACGGTGACCTTCACCCTGACCACCGGCCGCCCCGGCAAGGTGACCGACCGCGACGTGCGCCTCGCGGTCCGTATCGATGAGGCCGTCGCCGAGGTCGGATCCGGTGGGCGGCCGGGGCCGGGCTAG
- a CDS encoding DUF2254 domain-containing protein: protein MVSLRFRHRLRASLWITPLLCVLASVALSFVTVALDRQFGDRLIPVPITGSPDAVANILSTIASAMVTLTTLVLTVTTVAVQLAMGQFSPRIVRALLQDRSSQLAYGLFASTFTFAILALREVNAVNEGTVPGLTVLVAYLLMLASIATLFLYIHHSGNALRAAGLIDLVGDHLNEELNRKYPAAGPPLARPDVVVSPEAGLVIDLDHPALIAAASEAGCAVEMVPLMGDFVPAGAPLFRVHGDPVRLDHAHVARLVVLAAERTHGDDPAYGFRKLVDIAERGLAQPFTDPTTAVMVIDRLHDCLRQLAIRDFPSGRHYDAGGEVRLIERTFSWEGYVRLAFDELCLAGAASPQASRRLRAALEDLLTVAPPERHPPLKRQLDVLVAAVHRRYEDPRDRRAALVADQQGIGSGSDLAADSDFHAR, encoded by the coding sequence ATGGTGTCCCTGCGGTTCCGCCATCGGCTGCGGGCCAGCCTGTGGATCACGCCGTTGCTGTGCGTACTGGCCTCGGTCGCGCTGTCGTTCGTGACCGTGGCGCTCGATCGGCAGTTCGGCGACCGGCTGATCCCCGTGCCGATCACGGGCTCACCGGACGCGGTGGCCAACATTCTCAGCACCATCGCCTCCGCGATGGTCACCCTGACCACGCTCGTGCTCACGGTGACGACGGTGGCCGTCCAGCTCGCGATGGGCCAGTTCTCGCCGCGCATCGTGCGGGCGTTGCTCCAGGACCGCAGCAGCCAGCTGGCCTACGGGCTGTTCGCCTCGACGTTCACCTTCGCGATCCTCGCGCTCCGCGAGGTCAACGCCGTGAACGAGGGCACGGTGCCCGGCCTGACCGTGTTGGTGGCCTACCTGCTGATGCTGGCCAGCATCGCCACGTTGTTCCTCTACATCCACCACTCGGGGAACGCGCTGCGCGCCGCGGGCCTGATCGACCTGGTCGGGGACCATCTGAACGAGGAGCTGAACCGCAAGTACCCCGCCGCGGGGCCACCGCTCGCCCGGCCCGATGTCGTGGTCTCGCCGGAAGCGGGGCTCGTGATCGACCTGGATCATCCCGCGCTGATCGCAGCGGCGTCCGAGGCCGGCTGCGCGGTGGAGATGGTCCCCCTGATGGGCGACTTCGTACCGGCAGGCGCGCCGCTGTTCCGCGTGCACGGCGACCCTGTCCGTCTCGACCACGCCCACGTCGCACGGCTCGTCGTCCTCGCCGCGGAGCGGACCCACGGCGATGACCCGGCGTACGGCTTCCGCAAGCTGGTCGACATCGCCGAGCGTGGTCTCGCCCAACCGTTCACCGACCCCACCACCGCCGTGATGGTGATCGACCGCCTGCACGACTGCCTGCGGCAGCTCGCCATCCGCGACTTCCCCTCCGGCCGGCACTACGACGCCGGCGGCGAGGTCCGGCTCATCGAGCGCACCTTCAGCTGGGAGGGCTACGTCCGGCTCGCGTTCGACGAGCTCTGCCTCGCCGGAGCCGCCTCCCCCCAGGCATCGCGCCGGTTACGCGCCGCACTGGAGGACCTCCTGACGGTCGCACCACCGGAGCGGCACCCACCGCTGAAGCGGCAACTGGACGTGCTCGTCGCCGCCGTTCACCGCCGTTACGAGGACCCGCGCGACCGACGCGCAGCGCTGGTCGCAGATCAGCAGGGCATCGGCTCGGGCAGCGACCTCGCGGCGGACTCCGACTTCCACGCAAGGTGA